The nucleotide window TGGCATCAAACTGCTCGTGTCTGCGTGTGCATCACTCGCGGCAATCGTGTTCTTTGTTGTGAATGGTTCGATTGATTGGCCGTCAGGCATGGCCGTTTTGTTTGGGACATTGGTTGGTGGTTATTATTCAGCAAAAATCTCTCGCCGCATCCCTCAACAATATGTTCGTACCACAGTGATCATCGCGAGCTTTTTGATCACCGCTTACTTTTTCTATGCTAATTAGACGTTCGGTTTAATAAGGCTTGCAACTGGAAAGATAAAGCAAAAAGACTCCACTCTTCTCATACCGATTTCGCTATTTTATTGCTTATAAAATAGCCAAAGCAAAATGTGTGAGGCGAGTCCTTCAATTAGCAAATTTGATAACAATTTAGACTGTTTTTTAGCCTTTATTTTGCCAAAGGTGGGATAATTCTCCTGTCGAAAGTGAGACTTCATTAGGAGGCGTTATGAACATTAAACTCGGTCATGTCATGTCATCAAGTCGACTCATTTGCTTTGTCGCTTTTCTTGCTGCCACATTCGCGTGGATTCTAAAAATGCCCGCTCTGTTTTCTGTGTCAGCGCTATTCTTACTGATCAGCGCCATTGTTTATGTCGTTGACCTTTGGAAGAATCAAAGAAAGAACCGCGAAGCTTAAGACGAACGACTAAGCGACACGCATTAAAAAAGGAGCGCTTAGGCTCCTTTTGTATTTTGCAGTCAAGGCTTTGGCTATCTGACGATGCTCAACTTACGCCTTTACATAGCGACGTTAAAACTAACGACGTCCTTTTACTAGCGACGCATTTCTATTAACGACGCCCTTTTGCTAGCGACGGAAATTACGACCGTTACCGCCGCGACGCTCTTTAAATGCAGACGCTGCTTTAGCTTGTGATGCTAGAATCGATTCAACCGTCAATTCCATTGGCTCACGAGGTTCTAACCCATGGCGGAACGTACGTGAACGCGGAGGCATCTGGTATTCGATATCTGAAGCTTTAGGCATGCGCTTGAAACGGTAAAGGTAGAAGTTCTCAACCTTCTCACGAGCCCACTCTGTTTTCTTCAAGTACTTAACGGCGCTTGCTACTGTCGGCTTAGTGTTAAAGCAGTTCATTCGCATTGCTGCATCCAAAATTTCCCAACCGTAATGATCCACTAATTCAGTGATCATAGTATCTAGCTTTAAGCCGTGCAGTGGGTTGTTTTGTTGCAGTTCGATTCTTTCTTCTTCAGTCATATCTTTACCTTTTCCAAGGCAACTAAAGGCCTTGAATATACTCTAGAACACCGTCATCACTGACCATATCTAGCTCAATCATTTGGGCATATCATCCATTGCCCTTATCTATGCCTTTATGATGGCATAAAGCATGCTCGTTATCCTATTTATCTTTCAATTTAATTTTAAAATGGTCACTTACCATCCTGATGTTGCGTGTAATACAGCCGCACCCTACTCAAAAGGGTCTCTCTAGAGATCCACCAAACTCGCTTAAGTTAACAAAAACCATGATAGAAGAATGAAATATCCCTACTTTACCAATGGAATTTAAACTTATTAGAACGCAGTGTTGCTAATTAACAGTAAGGTGCTATGTTAGAAGTGGTATAGAAACCTACTAATAATGATATTAAACAATGATATAACTATAAATAAAGGTTGGCTTTGACCATGTTTGACTACTCCCAAATCAGCAGAGTAGCTGCCCAAGATAAAGACATTATCGCCATCGTTGATGATCTCTTTCGGCTAGCTCGCGAACATTACCCCATTCTGTCTAGGCTCTCGGTTGTGCTATGCAACGAAAATAGAGCGTCGAATTACTTTGTTTCGGATACTCTGTGCCAAGAAGCCGAACATCGCCATGTCGAGCAAGAACTTACGCCAGAATCGGCTTTGTCGCGCATGTCTGAGTCTTTAGATACCCGGATCATCAACGACCTCACCACCATTAGCTCAACCAAACAAATATCTCACCTACTCGATCTCGGTCATCAAAGCAGTTATACAACACCAATTCATCATCAAGAAAGTAATCTTGGGTTTGTGTTTATCAATGCTTCATCAACAGGATTTTTTGCTAACCAAACTATTCAGTGTGATATCGCCTATCTCACTCAAGTCATCTCTAGCCTTTTCGTTCAGTGGTTTGAGCGCCAGCGTCATTTTCAGTCCTCTTTAGCGATCGCTTTAAATATGGGTCATGCTCGAGACCCAGAAACCAAAGAACACCTAATTCGCATGGGTAAATACAGTGAACAAATTGCTCGCACTCTGTCGTACACCAAAAGGGAAATTACACACCAATTCATTCATCGAATTCGGTTGTATGCGCCCTTCCACGACATAGGTAAATATCGAATTCCAGATAAAGTGTTATTCAGTAGCGCGCGTTTCAATGAAGAAGAAAGAAACATCATGAACAATCACACCTTGTATGGCGAAGAGATGATTGATGACGTGGTTGCCCTTTCCCACCACAGCTCGATGTGCAGTGAAGAGATTCAATTCATTAAGAATATTGTGCGCCACCATCATGAACGGTTTGATGGCTCTGGATTGCCTGATGCTTTGAGTAACACAGCGATACCACTCGAAGCTCGAATAGTGACATTAGCCGATGTATTCGATGCGCTGATGAGCAAAAGAGCTTATAAGCACGCGTGGTCACTCGATGAAGTGATGGAATACATAGAAGCGCAGAACGGTTCAATGTTCGACCCAGAGTGTGTCGTGGCTCTTAAACAGAACCTAGACGGCTTTATGGCAATTCGGGAGCAATACAATGACGATGCTCAGCCGCATTTAATGACAGCTTAAACTATGGCACCTTTGTTATTCAGGCCTAAGTAAGAGAACGCGAACCAACAAAAAAGGATGCCAATTGGCATCCTTTTGTTTTCTAGTTTTCAGCTGAAAGAACGAACGTGTTCTTTACTGATTCTAACTAACGATTATACGTCGTAAGTTGTAGAAGCAGTGTCGCCGCCTGTACCAGTCCAGTTTGTGTGGAAGAATTCACCACGTGGACGGTCAGTACGCTCGTAAGTGTGAGCACCGAAGTAGTCACGTTGAGCTTGTAGAAGGTTCGCTGGAAGACGAGCTGTAGTGTAGCCGTCTAGGAACGTTAGTGCAGAAGTCATACATGGCATTGGGATACCAGATTCCATAGACTTAGCTGCAACTTTACGCCAAGCGCCCATGCAGTTGTCTAGGATGCCTTTGAAGTATGCATCTGAACCTAGGAAAGCGATCTCTGGGTTCGCTTCGTAAGCATCACGAATGTTGCCTAGGAATGCAGAACGGATGATACAACCGCCACGCCACATAAGAGCAACGTTACCGTAGTTTAGATCCCAGCCGTTTTCGTTCGACGCTTCACGCATTAGCATGAAACCTTGAGCGTAAGAGATGATCTTAGAAGCAAGTAGAGCCTGACGGATTGCATCAACCCACTCTTGCTTGTCGCCTTCAACTGGAGCAACAGTCTTGCCGAACAGTTTTTCAGCTTCAACACGTTGGTCTTTAAGTGCAGATAGGCAACGAGAGAATACAGACTCAGTGATTAGAGTCAGTGGGATACCCATGTCTAGTGCGTTGATACCTGTCCATTTGCCTGTACCTTTTTGGCCAGCAGTGTCTAGGATCTTCTCAACTAGCGCTTCACCGTCTTCATCTTTGTAGCCAAGGATGTCAGCAGTGATTTCTACTAGGTAGCTGTCTAGCTCAGTTTTGTTCCAGTCAGCAAATACAGCCTGCATTTCGTCGTGGTTCATACCTAAGCCATCTTTCATGAACTGGTATGCTTCAGTGATAAGCTGCATGTCACCGTATTCGATGCCATTGTGAACCATCTTAACGAAGTGACCAGCACCGTCGTTACCAACCCAATCACAACAAGGCTCACCTGCGTCAGTTTTCGCAGAGATACCTTGGAAAATAGGCTTAACTGCTTCCCAAGCTTCAGGAGAACCGCCTGGCATGATAGAAGGACCGAAACGAGCACCTTCTTCACCACCAGAAACACCCGTACCGATGAAGTGGATGCCTTTCTCGCGAAGAGCAGCAACACGACGGTTTGTGTCTGGGAAGTTAGTGTTACCACCATCAATGATGATGTCGCCTTTGTCTAGAAGTGGTACAAGCTTGTCGATGAACGTATCTACAACATCACCAGCACGAACCATAAGCATCACTTTACGTGGCGCTTCTAGTTTCTCAACTAGCTCTTCTAGAGAGTAAGCACCAACAATGTTAGTACCCTTAGCTGGGCCTTCTAGGAACTCGTCTACCTTAGCAGCAGTACGGTTGTGAGCCACAACTTTGAAGCCGTGGTCGTTCATGTTTAGGATAAGGTTCTGACCCATTACTGCTAGGCCAATTACACCGATATCACCTTTCATTATTTTATCTCCTTGCGGC belongs to Vibrio splendidus and includes:
- a CDS encoding VF530 family protein gives rise to the protein MTEEERIELQQNNPLHGLKLDTMITELVDHYGWEILDAAMRMNCFNTKPTVASAVKYLKKTEWAREKVENFYLYRFKRMPKASDIEYQMPPRSRTFRHGLEPREPMELTVESILASQAKAASAFKERRGGNGRNFRR
- the gnd gene encoding decarboxylating NADP(+)-dependent phosphogluconate dehydrogenase: MKGDIGVIGLAVMGQNLILNMNDHGFKVVAHNRTAAKVDEFLEGPAKGTNIVGAYSLEELVEKLEAPRKVMLMVRAGDVVDTFIDKLVPLLDKGDIIIDGGNTNFPDTNRRVAALREKGIHFIGTGVSGGEEGARFGPSIMPGGSPEAWEAVKPIFQGISAKTDAGEPCCDWVGNDGAGHFVKMVHNGIEYGDMQLITEAYQFMKDGLGMNHDEMQAVFADWNKTELDSYLVEITADILGYKDEDGEALVEKILDTAGQKGTGKWTGINALDMGIPLTLITESVFSRCLSALKDQRVEAEKLFGKTVAPVEGDKQEWVDAIRQALLASKIISYAQGFMLMREASNENGWDLNYGNVALMWRGGCIIRSAFLGNIRDAYEANPEIAFLGSDAYFKGILDNCMGAWRKVAAKSMESGIPMPCMTSALTFLDGYTTARLPANLLQAQRDYFGAHTYERTDRPRGEFFHTNWTGTGGDTASTTYDV
- a CDS encoding HD-GYP domain-containing protein — translated: MALTMFDYSQISRVAAQDKDIIAIVDDLFRLAREHYPILSRLSVVLCNENRASNYFVSDTLCQEAEHRHVEQELTPESALSRMSESLDTRIINDLTTISSTKQISHLLDLGHQSSYTTPIHHQESNLGFVFINASSTGFFANQTIQCDIAYLTQVISSLFVQWFERQRHFQSSLAIALNMGHARDPETKEHLIRMGKYSEQIARTLSYTKREITHQFIHRIRLYAPFHDIGKYRIPDKVLFSSARFNEEERNIMNNHTLYGEEMIDDVVALSHHSSMCSEEIQFIKNIVRHHHERFDGSGLPDALSNTAIPLEARIVTLADVFDALMSKRAYKHAWSLDEVMEYIEAQNGSMFDPECVVALKQNLDGFMAIREQYNDDAQPHLMTA